One segment of Alnus glutinosa chromosome 2, dhAlnGlut1.1, whole genome shotgun sequence DNA contains the following:
- the LOC133860894 gene encoding uncharacterized protein LOC133860894 isoform X2, whose product MGFTGAFWLRISESRDMYFLKKLLNLKGDDGFRMNDVLVSLWYIMGLWPLVYSMLLLPTGRSSKSNIPVWPFLVLSFFGGVYALLPYFVLWRPPPPPVEETEIKRWPLNFLESKLTAAISLAAGLGILVYAGLANWDDWKEFFQYFRESKFIHITCLDFTLLSAFAPFWVYNDMTARKWFDKGSWLLPLSLVPFLGPALYLVLRPSLSTMPVTLGRTTSEPK is encoded by the exons ATGGGTTTTACCGGTGCATTCTGGTTGCGAATCAGTGAG TCGAGGGACatgtatttcttaaaaaaactcCTGAATTTGAAGGGAGATGATGGTTTCAGGATGAATGATGTGCTTGTGTCTCTGTGGTACATAATGGGTTTGTGGCCTTTGGTGTATAGCATGCTGCTGCTTCCAACAGGTAGAAG CTCAAAAAGCAACATTCCGGTTTGGCCATTCCTAGTACTTTCATTCTTCGGTGGTGTATATGCTCTTCTTCCCTATTTTGTACTTTGGAGACCACCACCACCTCCTGTTGAAGAAACGGAAATCAAAAGATGGCCTCTGAATTTTCTGGAATCAAAATTAACTGCTGCG ATATCACTTGCTGCAGGACTGGGTATACTTGTTTATGCAGGTTTAGCTAACTGGGATGACTGGAAGGAATTTTTCCAGTACTTCAGAGAAAGCAAATTT ATCCATATCACATGCCTTGATTTCACTCTACTATCTGCATTTGCTCCATTTTGGGTTTACAACGATATGACTGCCAGGAAATG GTTTGACAAAGGTTCTTGGCTTCTTCCCCTATCGCTGGTGCCATTCTTAGGTCCTGCTTTGTACCTTGTCCTAAGGCCGTCACTATCAACAATGCCCGTTACACTCGGCCGCACAACATCCGAACCTAAATGA
- the LOC133860894 gene encoding uncharacterized protein LOC133860894 isoform X1, protein MFVNANIISCNFSTFPSLTLKDPELKTLLHSHNLKPRISFLKETSKFSAFLKPQNHRSSILAFQKKGLTQICHCSLTSQTSEDPVVEKKDPLEGGVDGGGNGGEGGDWTTSILLLVLWGALMYYVFNLAPNQTPSRDMYFLKKLLNLKGDDGFRMNDVLVSLWYIMGLWPLVYSMLLLPTGRSSKSNIPVWPFLVLSFFGGVYALLPYFVLWRPPPPPVEETEIKRWPLNFLESKLTAAISLAAGLGILVYAGLANWDDWKEFFQYFRESKFIHITCLDFTLLSAFAPFWVYNDMTARKWFDKGSWLLPLSLVPFLGPALYLVLRPSLSTMPVTLGRTTSEPK, encoded by the exons ATGTTTGTTAATGCCAACATTATCTCCTGCAACTTCTCTACCTTCCCATCGCTGACTCTCAAAGACCCAGAACTCAAAACTTTACTGCACAGCCACAACCTTAAACCCAGAATCTCATTTCTCAAAGAAACCTCAAAGTTTTCAGCTTTTCTTAAACCCCAGAATCATAGAAGCTCAATCTTAGCATTTCAGAAGAAGGGTCTTACTCAAATTTGTCATTGTTCCTTAACGAGTCAGACGTCAGAAGACCCAGTTGTGGAAAAAAAAGATCCCTTGGAAGGTGGGGTTGATGGGGGTGGAAATGGTGGAGAGGGAGGGGACTGGACAACCTCAATTTTGCTCTTGGTGTTGTGGGGAGCGCTCATGTACTATGTTTTCAATCTCGCTCCAAACCAGACCCCG TCGAGGGACatgtatttcttaaaaaaactcCTGAATTTGAAGGGAGATGATGGTTTCAGGATGAATGATGTGCTTGTGTCTCTGTGGTACATAATGGGTTTGTGGCCTTTGGTGTATAGCATGCTGCTGCTTCCAACAGGTAGAAG CTCAAAAAGCAACATTCCGGTTTGGCCATTCCTAGTACTTTCATTCTTCGGTGGTGTATATGCTCTTCTTCCCTATTTTGTACTTTGGAGACCACCACCACCTCCTGTTGAAGAAACGGAAATCAAAAGATGGCCTCTGAATTTTCTGGAATCAAAATTAACTGCTGCG ATATCACTTGCTGCAGGACTGGGTATACTTGTTTATGCAGGTTTAGCTAACTGGGATGACTGGAAGGAATTTTTCCAGTACTTCAGAGAAAGCAAATTT ATCCATATCACATGCCTTGATTTCACTCTACTATCTGCATTTGCTCCATTTTGGGTTTACAACGATATGACTGCCAGGAAATG GTTTGACAAAGGTTCTTGGCTTCTTCCCCTATCGCTGGTGCCATTCTTAGGTCCTGCTTTGTACCTTGTCCTAAGGCCGTCACTATCAACAATGCCCGTTACACTCGGCCGCACAACATCCGAACCTAAATGA